From Paenibacillus sp. PvR098:
TAAGCTTTTCCGCTCGTCAACCCAGATGAGTTCGAGATATTGGAGGGGTCCCCCTCGAATTAACGCCCAAGCCGCTCCAGCGTCATTTTGTAACCGTCATTGCCGTAATTGAGGCATCGCTTCACCCGGGAGATGGTCGCCGTGCTGGCTCCGGTTTCCGCTTCGATCTGATTATACGTGTTGCCTTTGCGCAGCATTCGCGCTACTTCAAGCCGTTGGGATAGTGATTGAATCTCGTTCACCGTACACAAATCGTCAAAAAACACATAGCATTCTTCTATATCCTTAAGTGTCAAAACCGCCTCGAATAGTTGGTCGATCGCTTTATCGTTTAATTTTTTCAATTGCATTGCTTTATTCAACCCCTTGATGTTCTGCTTCGATTCCTGTGGACTCTTATTTCTTGTATTCGACGTACAGGGAACGATATCCTCCCTTTAGATTAGCAAAACGTTACTATTTTTATGCGGTAGTGGACTAAACTGTCGATAGGCAAAAATCATCAGGACCATGACAGGAGTCCAATCCAACCATTCGCCTATTACATACAGTATACTAGGAAACCGACGATAGGTAAAAGTCCGGCCAGACGAATTGTGCGACATTACTATGAACAAAGAGGGTTGTGAAGCCATGAGTTACCAAAGACAAGTAATTGGAAACCGGGGTATAATCCCCCATATGCATAAGTCGCATCGCCCATCCCATCCCGTACACACGAGAAGCCTTGCGCAGGGCGCCGGTTATCCCGGCACCTATCCAGATTATACAGGTTACCCTGGGCTAGGCCAAAGCCAGTTTCCCGTTCAGTCACCTATTACCCCAGAGCCCGCCTCTGGATCAGGGGGCGGCCTCTCTACATTGTTTGGCGGGGGAGGCAGTAGTGCGGCAAGCACCGGCAGCGGTATTAACATCGGCCAGCTGAAAGGTATTGTGGACCGTCTTGGCGGCGTAGAAGGGATTGTAGATACCTTCGGCAAAATGCAAAAGATGGTGCAGAGCGTCAATCAGATGGCTCCAATGCTCAAGCTGCTGATGGGCGCCTTTGGGAAAAAGAAATCAGACGATGCCAGCGAAGGCCTCGTCTCTCCAGGCCGTAGAAGACGGCGCAAGCGCAAAGGCTCCGTACGCGGCCAAAGGCGTACCCGCAGATAGAAAAAAGACCGGATGGTTCACCGTGCATGTACACGGCCATCCGGTCTTTTTTCTATGACACTCCAACTACTATTTTAACAACAAAGGAGTGAGGTGGGTAGAATAAAAAAAGGTTAGACAGGAGGTTGGAACCCATGCGGGCAGACCGATTGCATCGAACTGCCTATTGCTTCAAAATCATGAGGCTATACAAATAAAAGCCGTCATGCACGCTGGGGGAGAAGTGCTCCCTTCCGGCATGAATAACAGCCCGTAGAATTATATAATTGCAGCTTTCACTGTAGGCGTAATGGGCTGTGAAGCGGTAGATGATAGCCCCTGGCTTACACAATTGTCGGATTGACATTCACTATAATACACCGTAACTTTACGAGTTTCCTGCGTTCCTATGATTTGTTGGCAATGCTTACAAAGAATCGTTCCGAGATGCAGTTCGTTTACACTAAAGCTTCTTTCCACGATTCAACACGCTCCTTATTCATAGATTCAGAAACAGTAGAAGCCAAATCCATAACCCGGCTCGCATAGCCCCATTCATTATCGTACCAAGCGAGCACTTTAATTTGATCTGATGCCGTCATGATCGATTGCCCGTCGATGACGGCGGACTTATCGCATCCGATGAAATCGGTGGAGACAAGCGGTTCGTCGCTGTATCCCAGAATCGGCCCCATCGGTCCTTCAGCCGCTTTGATGAAGGCCTGTTGTACCTCATGGATATCAACCGGGCGATTCACTTGTACGGTGAGATCGACGAGCGACACATCCGGTGTCGGGACCCGAACAGCAATACCGTTGACGAGCGGCGCCAAGTGCGGAAGCACATCGACAAGCGCTTTGCCAACACCCGTACTGGTGGGGATGATCGATTGCGTGCAGGCGCGAGCCCGACGTAAATCACTATGCGGATTATCCATATGCTTCTGGTCGTTCGTATATGAATGAACCGTCGTCATCCAGCCACTCTTCACCTGAAACGCTGAATCCAGCACATGCAGTACGGGAGCCACACAGTTGGTCGTGCAGGATGCGGCGGACAGCAGCGTATGTTTCTCGGCATCATACTTATCGTCGTTGACTCCCATAACAACCGTCAAGTCCATCCGTTTGCCCGGTGCGGTGATAATGACTTTGCGCGCGCCGGCGTTCAAATGCTTCGTTGCGCCCTCTTTGTCGTTGAACTTGCCTGTTGCATCTATAGCAATATCTACACCAAGATCTTTCCAAGGAATCGCTTCAGGGTCGCGTTCAGACACGATTCGTATGCGGCGTCCGTTAATGATCAGTTCGTCGCCTTCCTCACGCACATCCGCTTTCCACGTTCCATGTACAGTGTCGTATTTTAACAGATGAGCAATGGTACCGGCCGGATACGCGGAATTGATCGCTCTCAGTCCCATCCCGTCTTCACTTCGCTCAAAAGCGCGTCTGATCAATAGCCTGCCGATACGTCCCACCCCACTAACGCCTAACGTCCCTGCCATGCCATTCCCTCCAGTGCGATTTGTGGTTTTTACTTCCTGTATATAATATATACCATATAATTATATAATACACAATATATAAATTCACCATGACTATATGACACAACGAAATCCTTATAATCGCACACATTGATCAAGAAAAAGAACATACTTTTAGACCAATACTCCATCAGTATGTTTCATTAATCTCTCGTATTCCATAAGCATCCGCCCGTGTCCTAACAGGGATACAAAGCAAAAAGCCCGTCAGGAACATCCAGTGGATGCTCGCTAACGGGCAAGACTTTATAACGAGTTGATATATGAGGCTTCAATTCCTTATTGAGGGAGATGTAGTACACAACATTTCCCCCGGACTCTCCATTTGGTGTATTATACCTTGCTCTTTTCTTTGATCGTCTCCAAAGGCTTATGGTTGCCGTATTTTGGATATTCGCGGGTCGTCGGGGCGGCCCACTGCACGCCGTTGCGGATCACGCGGCGCACCTGCTCGTTGTAATAGGTCGGATACGTTTCGTGACCCGGACGGAAGTAGAAGATTTTGCCTTGGCCGCGGGAGTACGTGCAGCCGCTGCGGAATACTTCGCCGCCTTCGAACCAGCTCATCAGGATCAGCTCTTCAGGTTGCGGAATATCGAAGTGCTCGCCGTACATTTCCTCTTCCGGCAGCTCAAAATATTCTCCGATGCCTTCCACGATCGGATGTCCCGGAGAAACGACCCAAATGCGCTCTTTCTCGCCGGCCTCGCGCCACTTGAGATCGCAGGAGGTGCCCATCAGCTTTTTGAACACCTTCGAGAAATGACCCGAGTGCAGTACAATCAGCCCCATACCGTGCAGCACCCGCTGATGGACGCGATCGACAATGGCGTCTTGGACATCGTCGTGCGCTTTGTGTCCCCACCAAATGAGGACATCTGTGTGGTTCAGCCTCTCCTCGGTTAAGCCGTGCTCCGGCTCATCCAACGTCGCGAAGGAGATTTCAACATCCGTTCCCAGACCTTCGCCGATTGCTTTATGAATGCCCTCCGGATAGATGGCGCGTACTTCTTCGTTCTCTAATTCATGACGGAATTCGTTCCAAACGGTAACTTTCAGCTTTTGACTCATGGTGGTGTCCCCCCCCCAAAGCTTAGTGTGTTTCATTACTACCTAGTATAGTGATTCAATGGCTCAAAAGATATGCTCAATCTTGTTTCATCCTTATGCAAAAGTGCCATCATGCCTCGTTTCGTGCTATACTGAATGCTGATGAGGCTTAGAGATATAAGTCCACAGCTATTCAAAAATGGTTTATCCAATGTATGGAAAAAGTGAGGTGCGCATTCTGTCCTATGGAAGCTGCCGTCGAACTGAATAGGGAAACAATGAGCAGGGAAGCCATAAATATCGATGCGATTAACGAAGAGGTCATATACCAGAACCCTCTGCTGTTCTTAAAAATATGGGAGATTCACGTCGGATCCCCTTTTTTCGGCATACCCGAGACGTGGCCTTGGCATTATCATAAAGAGGTCGAGTTTCTTGCCGTGACGGAAGGGCATCTCGGCATTCAAACCAAACACGACTACTACCTCCTCGGTCCTGGAGACGTACTGCTGCTCGGCTCTTCGCAGCTGCATCGCACGCATAAGAACAGCGCTGAGGAGCTTCGTTATGTCGTATTCCAGGTCGATTTGTCCCAGCACTTCGATCAGAGCACGATGCCTTATTTACACTGCTTCTCAGAGCTGACGCAGCCGCTGGGGACGATGAATTATATCTTCCAGGAGAATGAAGCCGCCCGACGGGAGACGTTCTCCTTCATAACGGACATCTTCGATGAATCGCAGACCCGGCAGCGGGGATACGAAATGGCCATCAGCTCGGCCATCAAGCGGCTGATGCTCTTGATGATGCGCAGCGACACCCGCGGCATGCTTCGCGGCTCTGATGAAAGCGAGCTGATGCGTCTGCGGCCGGCGCTCGATTACGTTGACCGTCATCTTGGCGAGAAGATCGCCGTGGAGGATGTTTGCAGCCTGCTGAATCTGAGCTACCATTATTTCATCAAATATTTCAAGAAGGCGATGGGTCTGTCATTCGTCGATTACGTCAACTACAAGCGCGTCAAAAAGGCCGAGCGCTTGCTGCTGACCCGCGATCTCAGCATCATGGAGGTTGGCTTCGAGGTCGGCATCCCGAATATGGCACAGTTCTACAAGCTGTTCAAGCGCCATAACCACTGCTCTCCGAAGGAGTTCAAGCAGCGCATGCGCGGCGGTGCCGGCCTCGGCGGGAGCACAATGCAAGCCCAGACATAACCCAGCTGGATATAAAAAAAGATCGGTTCCCAAGGGCCGATCTTTTTTTATTGGCTAAAATATCGGGTTTTGTCTCCCAATCAGCTTCGTCACGTTTTGTATTCGGGACATTTTCTTTTCCAATCGACTACTTTTACATGACGCTCTTTTTCGATTGTTGTATACTAAATTTATCCATATGGGTTTAAGAAACGGAGTGACTTCACCATGCTATTATTCACCATAGTTAAATTCCTGCACGTGCTGGCCGGCTTTACGGCGCTGGCTATTTTTTGGGTCCCGATCGTTACTCCCAAAGGCGGTAAGGCGCACGTCCGGTTCGGCTGGATTTATGTCGGCGCAATGGGAACAGTGGCAGTGAGCGCTTCGTATATGGGGGTTTGGCGCATCGTCTTCGATCCGGAGCGGAATACGGAATCGATCTCGTTCGCCTGGTTCTTAATCTTCATCGCCATCCTCAGTGCGGCTACCGCATGGTACGGACTTCGGGTGCTTCGCTTCAAACGGAGAGCAGATGCCCACCGGCATCCGCTCGAGATTGCGCTCCCCGCCCTTTTGTTATTGTCCGGCATCGGAATCAGCGCATATGGTTTTTATTTAGGCTTTCCTCTACTTGCTTATTTTCCGATCGTCGGCATCTTCCTCGGTTCGACTCAGCTCGCCTACTGGCTGCGTCGCCCGAAGCAGCGGATGCATTGGTGGTTTGAGCATATCAGCGGTATGATGGGCTGCTGCATCGCAACCATCACCGCGTTTACCGTCTTCGGGGCGCCGCGTTTGCTGAACCTCAGCTCCGTATCTCCGATCGTGTGGTTCGTGCCGACCCTTGTACTCGTACCGGTCATTATCGCCATGAATATTCATTACCGCAAAACATTTGCAAAATAAGGTTTCAGTGATTTTAAAGACCGAAACCGATACGTTCAGATCTTCCGCTGATTGTGCCAGACTTTGAGAGGTAGCCGCCGGCAAACTCCATGGGAATCTATTCAAATAGCAGAACATAGCTCCAGGTAGCGAAAATGATTTACGTGAAAACGCAAAAATGAGGAGCCACTCCGGATCGTCGGCTGCAAAAGCACGCACGTTTTTTGCGGGGGGATCGCAATGTTTTTGCGGTTACAAAAAAAACCTAGTATTCTATACTAGAACTATTCATAACCTTGGGATTTTCAGTCATTCCCATGTTGTCCGAGAGGAGCTTCACACAAGTCAATGATATCCAATCACGATGGACTCGTTTTTTCTTCGATGGAGGATGAAGCAAATCGTCTTCAGGAAATGAAGGATTTGCAAATTGTAGATACCGATTTCGAGGAAGCCTTTGATCGTATTACTTATACCGTGAGCAAAATATTTCATGTGCCCACATGTTTAATATCATTCGTGACCGATGATCGCCAATGGTTTAAATCATGCATTGGTTTGCCTGAAGACTTGGAACCATCACGCTCAACGGAAAGAAAATTATCTTTTTGCCAATACGTTGTGGCCACTAAAAACATCGTCGTGGTTAACGATGCACGTACTCATCCATGGTTCTCCAAAAACCCGCTCGTTGAAGAGTATAACCTGCTTTTTTATGCAGGCGCTCCGATCGTTACCAAGCAAGGAAATATACTAGGGTCCCTTTGCATTATTGATAGTAACCCGCGGGAATTCAGCTTCGAGCAGCAGGTGATTCTCAATAACCTGAGCAATTGGGTTGCGGCAGAGCTTGAACTTCGCAAGAAAAACCTTGCCGATGGCATATCGAGCCGCAGTGAAAAGATTATAAGTATAGCTTCCGCAAAAAAAGCCGCCTCACTTTCAAACACAGTAGCCAGCAGAATGGCCATGTCAGGAGAAGAGGCTGAACTCTTTGAAAGAGCCACGGAAGAAATATGCACCAATCTGTGGTTGTACTATAAAAAACCATTTGTTGTCTATTGGAATATTCATGAAAATCAACTCGTGTTTGTCATTCATTATGATTTTCCTGATATATTCATCCAAGAAACATTGCATGAAATACAAGGCATGGATACGATGAAAAAAGTGATGGATGAAATTATCACGACCGATACCACTAAAAAATACGAAATCAGGTTTCGAAAGAAAATCCGAAATGTAAATGCAGCTTTTCAAGCCTAATAACACAAAAAAAAAGAGGCAGGCTAACTCTCTACAGGTAGAGAATGTTAGCCTGCCTCTTTTTTTTGTGTTCAGACCCCTGACGTTGATTACATGATTAGCCGCAGCCAATAGGTACCCGGGTTCACCTCACGATGAGTGGGACGAAGAATAAAAGGAAAGGTTCCCTCATCCGGAAAAATAGTTTGCGAGTTTCACTTCAGTTTGTCCAGGGTAAGAAGAAGCAAGCAAGACAAACCTACAAAGGGAGCGTGAAGAAGATGTTAAGCTTAATCATCACGATTGTTATGGCCATAATTATTGGAGCAATTGGTTCGGCCATTGCACCAGGAGCGATGCCAGGAGGAATTATCGGGGCAATGATCGCCGGATTTGTCGGGGCTTGGATCGGTACTCTACTGCTCGGTTCTTGGGGTCCTGTCATCGGCGGGTTTGCCATCTTACCTGCCATCATAGGTGCAGCGTTGTTCGTCTTCCTGCTTGGACTGTTAGCTCGAGGCTTCAATCGCACTGCTTAAAGCGAACTTAGGCCGCCTCCGAGCGGCCACTTATATTTCATTTGATCAGAGGAGTGAGAAATCATGACAACTGTAAATACGAATAGGGAAATGAATACGGACACGGGAAGCAGCAACAATGTTCTGCTTGGAACGGTGATTGGTGCCGCTGCTGGCGCTATCATCGCCTTGATCATGGCCCCGAAGTCCGGACGCGAGCTGCGAAGTGACCTTATGGATGTGATGAACACGGTGCAAACCAAAGGCGCTGAGTTCATGGCAACCTGCAAGGACAAAGCGGCCGAAACCGCAAAGCGGGTTCAAGAACAGAGCTCTCAGTTGGTTGACAAAGCCCATGATGTGACCGAACGCGTAGCGGAAGCGTCACATCAAGCTTTGGACCGTGCTTCCAGCTCCTCTCAAGAGATTCTCGGCGAAGCGG
This genomic window contains:
- a CDS encoding GapA-binding peptide SR1P, with protein sequence MERSFSVNELHLGTILCKHCQQIIGTQETRKVTVYYSECQSDNCVSQGLSSTASQPITPTVKAAII
- a CDS encoding YtxH domain-containing protein; translated protein: MTTVNTNREMNTDTGSSNNVLLGTVIGAAAGAIIALIMAPKSGRELRSDLMDVMNTVQTKGAEFMATCKDKAAETAKRVQEQSSQLVDKAHDVTERVAEASHQALDRASSSSQEILGEAASKAHKALDKASGASHQTLDQADQTVKTSTNTNH
- a CDS encoding ThuA domain-containing protein, producing MSQKLKVTVWNEFRHELENEEVRAIYPEGIHKAIGEGLGTDVEISFATLDEPEHGLTEERLNHTDVLIWWGHKAHDDVQDAIVDRVHQRVLHGMGLIVLHSGHFSKVFKKLMGTSCDLKWREAGEKERIWVVSPGHPIVEGIGEYFELPEEEMYGEHFDIPQPEELILMSWFEGGEVFRSGCTYSRGQGKIFYFRPGHETYPTYYNEQVRRVIRNGVQWAAPTTREYPKYGNHKPLETIKEKSKV
- a CDS encoding YerC/YecD family TrpR-related protein codes for the protein MQLKKLNDKAIDQLFEAVLTLKDIEECYVFFDDLCTVNEIQSLSQRLEVARMLRKGNTYNQIEAETGASTATISRVKRCLNYGNDGYKMTLERLGR
- the gap gene encoding type I glyceraldehyde-3-phosphate dehydrogenase, with protein sequence MAGTLGVSGVGRIGRLLIRRAFERSEDGMGLRAINSAYPAGTIAHLLKYDTVHGTWKADVREEGDELIINGRRIRIVSERDPEAIPWKDLGVDIAIDATGKFNDKEGATKHLNAGARKVIITAPGKRMDLTVVMGVNDDKYDAEKHTLLSAASCTTNCVAPVLHVLDSAFQVKSGWMTTVHSYTNDQKHMDNPHSDLRRARACTQSIIPTSTGVGKALVDVLPHLAPLVNGIAVRVPTPDVSLVDLTVQVNRPVDIHEVQQAFIKAAEGPMGPILGYSDEPLVSTDFIGCDKSAVIDGQSIMTASDQIKVLAWYDNEWGYASRVMDLASTVSESMNKERVESWKEALV
- a CDS encoding AraC family transcriptional regulator, producing the protein MSREAINIDAINEEVIYQNPLLFLKIWEIHVGSPFFGIPETWPWHYHKEVEFLAVTEGHLGIQTKHDYYLLGPGDVLLLGSSQLHRTHKNSAEELRYVVFQVDLSQHFDQSTMPYLHCFSELTQPLGTMNYIFQENEAARRETFSFITDIFDESQTRQRGYEMAISSAIKRLMLLMMRSDTRGMLRGSDESELMRLRPALDYVDRHLGEKIAVEDVCSLLNLSYHYFIKYFKKAMGLSFVDYVNYKRVKKAERLLLTRDLSIMEVGFEVGIPNMAQFYKLFKRHNHCSPKEFKQRMRGGAGLGGSTMQAQT
- a CDS encoding DUF2306 domain-containing protein is translated as MLLFTIVKFLHVLAGFTALAIFWVPIVTPKGGKAHVRFGWIYVGAMGTVAVSASYMGVWRIVFDPERNTESISFAWFLIFIAILSAATAWYGLRVLRFKRRADAHRHPLEIALPALLLLSGIGISAYGFYLGFPLLAYFPIVGIFLGSTQLAYWLRRPKQRMHWWFEHISGMMGCCIATITAFTVFGAPRLLNLSSVSPIVWFVPTLVLVPVIIAMNIHYRKTFAK
- a CDS encoding GAF domain-containing protein, coding for MEDEANRLQEMKDLQIVDTDFEEAFDRITYTVSKIFHVPTCLISFVTDDRQWFKSCIGLPEDLEPSRSTERKLSFCQYVVATKNIVVVNDARTHPWFSKNPLVEEYNLLFYAGAPIVTKQGNILGSLCIIDSNPREFSFEQQVILNNLSNWVAAELELRKKNLADGISSRSEKIISIASAKKAASLSNTVASRMAMSGEEAELFERATEEICTNLWLYYKKPFVVYWNIHENQLVFVIHYDFPDIFIQETLHEIQGMDTMKKVMDEIITTDTTKKYEIRFRKKIRNVNAAFQA
- a CDS encoding GlsB/YeaQ/YmgE family stress response membrane protein, with translation MLSLIITIVMAIIIGAIGSAIAPGAMPGGIIGAMIAGFVGAWIGTLLLGSWGPVIGGFAILPAIIGAALFVFLLGLLARGFNRTA